In the genome of Cutibacterium equinum, one region contains:
- a CDS encoding NAD-dependent succinate-semialdehyde dehydrogenase — protein sequence MTINDRSLPTDLPTGLLIDGEWVDAEASRTFDVIDPSTEKPLIAIADASVDQGTDALDAAVRAQESWADTAPRERGEILRKTFELITERKDDFAKLMTLEMGKPLAQSYAEVTYGAEFLRWFSEEAVRIRGDYGLLPEGTIRQLITKRPVGPCLFITPWNFPLAMATRKVAPALAAGCTVVIRPASATPLTTLLFAKTLTDAGLPAGVVNVITGRDHTVTDAILADSRLRKISFTGSTEVGVTLLEKAAKHVLRTSMELGGNAPFIVFDDADLDQAVAGAKGAKMRNMGEACISANRFIVHESVAEQFTDRMVEMMSGLTVGDGLDETSEVGPMISEKDRQKVDGLVRSAVEAGAILRCGGEIPEGKGWFYPPTVLSGVPADSEIMQTEIFGPVAPITTFRTEEEALAIANSVPVGLAGYVFTRDTARILRMGQKLETGMIGANLGVFSNAAAPFGGVKESGLGREGSYQGIEEFLETIYVALPA from the coding sequence ATGACGATCAACGACCGCTCGCTCCCCACAGATTTGCCGACTGGTCTGCTCATCGACGGAGAATGGGTGGACGCCGAGGCGTCGCGCACCTTCGACGTCATCGACCCCTCCACCGAGAAGCCCCTCATTGCCATCGCCGATGCCTCCGTCGACCAAGGCACCGATGCCCTCGACGCCGCCGTCCGTGCCCAGGAGTCCTGGGCCGACACCGCCCCGCGTGAGCGCGGTGAGATCTTGCGCAAGACCTTCGAACTCATCACCGAGCGCAAGGACGACTTCGCCAAGCTCATGACCCTCGAGATGGGCAAGCCGCTTGCTCAGTCCTACGCAGAGGTCACCTACGGCGCGGAGTTCCTGCGCTGGTTCTCCGAGGAGGCGGTGCGCATTCGCGGTGACTACGGACTGCTCCCGGAGGGCACGATCCGCCAACTCATCACCAAGCGTCCTGTCGGCCCGTGCCTGTTCATCACCCCGTGGAACTTCCCGCTGGCCATGGCCACTCGCAAGGTTGCCCCGGCACTTGCCGCCGGCTGCACGGTCGTTATCCGACCGGCCTCGGCCACCCCGCTGACCACCCTGTTGTTCGCCAAGACCCTCACCGACGCCGGTCTGCCCGCCGGGGTCGTCAACGTCATCACCGGGCGTGACCACACCGTCACTGACGCCATCCTCGCGGATTCACGGTTGCGCAAGATCTCCTTCACAGGGTCCACCGAGGTCGGCGTCACCCTGTTGGAGAAGGCAGCCAAGCACGTGCTGCGCACCTCGATGGAGCTGGGCGGCAACGCACCCTTCATCGTCTTCGACGACGCCGACCTCGACCAGGCCGTCGCTGGCGCCAAGGGGGCCAAGATGCGCAATATGGGCGAGGCCTGCATCTCTGCCAACCGGTTCATCGTCCACGAGTCGGTGGCCGAACAGTTCACTGATCGGATGGTCGAGATGATGTCCGGCCTGACCGTCGGGGACGGCCTGGACGAGACATCCGAGGTCGGGCCCATGATCAGCGAGAAGGACCGCCAGAAGGTCGACGGCCTGGTCCGATCCGCAGTCGAGGCGGGAGCCATCCTCCGCTGCGGCGGTGAGATTCCTGAGGGCAAGGGGTGGTTCTACCCGCCGACAGTCCTCTCCGGAGTTCCCGCCGACTCCGAGATCATGCAAACCGAGATCTTCGGACCAGTTGCCCCGATCACCACCTTCCGCACCGAGGAGGAGGCTCTGGCCATCGCCAACTCGGTTCCGGTCGGGCTGGCTGGCTACGTCTTCACCAGGGACACCGCTCGCATCCTGCGAATGGGGCAGAAGCTGGAGACCGGCATGATCGGCGCCAACCTTGGCGTCTTCTCCAACGCGGCTGCCCCGTTTGGCGGTGTCAAGGAGTCCGGTCTGGGCCGCGAAGGCTCCTACCAGGGCATTGAGGAGTTCCTGGAGACGATCTACGTCGCTCTTCCCGCGTGA
- a CDS encoding ABC transporter ATP-binding protein, producing MLTTSHLNPHTVTERASGANLRCLGLTKTYGTTRALDHVDIAIPAGQSVAVMGPSGSGKTTLLHCLSGILSADSGSIELGLPERIVNVESLSNEGRAQLRRQSLGFVFQQGMLVPELTAVENTALPLMLNGASRSQAIGYAAQWLASMGLGGMEDRRIGQLSGGQAQRVAIARSQVIDPAIVFADEPTGALDSATAVEVMSILLSATTGRGRTLVVVTHDEDVAHRCQRILRLQDGRIVSDDTRQPNGRW from the coding sequence ATGTTGACGACATCTCACCTGAACCCCCACACCGTCACTGAACGTGCCAGCGGCGCCAACCTGCGCTGCCTGGGACTGACGAAGACCTACGGAACGACCCGAGCCCTCGACCACGTCGACATCGCCATCCCGGCCGGCCAGTCGGTCGCGGTCATGGGGCCATCGGGGTCCGGAAAGACCACCCTGCTGCACTGCCTGTCCGGGATCCTCTCGGCCGACTCCGGCAGCATCGAGCTGGGTCTGCCCGAGCGGATCGTCAATGTCGAGAGCCTGTCCAACGAGGGGCGAGCCCAGCTGCGTCGTCAGTCCCTCGGGTTCGTCTTTCAGCAAGGGATGCTCGTCCCCGAGCTGACCGCCGTCGAGAACACAGCCCTGCCCCTCATGCTCAATGGCGCCTCGCGATCTCAAGCCATTGGGTACGCAGCTCAATGGCTGGCCTCGATGGGGCTGGGAGGCATGGAGGACCGACGCATCGGCCAACTCTCTGGCGGCCAGGCCCAGCGAGTGGCCATCGCCCGCTCCCAGGTCATCGACCCGGCGATCGTCTTCGCTGACGAACCCACCGGAGCCCTCGACTCGGCCACCGCCGTCGAAGTGATGTCCATCCTGCTCTCGGCGACAACCGGACGGGGGCGCACCCTCGTCGTCGTGACTCATGACGAGGACGTCGCCCACCGCTGCCAGCGCATCCTGCGCCTGCAGGATGGCCGCATTGTGTCCGACGACACACGTCAGCCCAACGGGAGGTGGTGA
- a CDS encoding glycogen/starch/alpha-glucan phosphorylase codes for MTQDLASAIAFQVRSTSGRSVAASTPMEIWQGLSASVVSRIADDWEATDALYKAGRQEHYFSAEFLMGRALLNNLSNLGLVDQTREALAGFGIDLSQVLEQEPDAALGNGGLGRLAACFLDSCATLELPVTGYGILYRYGLFKQLFDNGFQTEHPDPWMEEGYPFVIRREEQERIVRYADMWVRAIPHDMPITGYGTRNVGTLRLWKAEPMEQFDYQAFNSQRFTDAIVERERTSDISRVLYPNDTTFEGKVLRVRQQYFFCSASLQEIVDNYVKHHGDDLTDFAKYNSIQLNDTHPVLSIPELMRILLDEHGMGWEDAWEIVTHTFAYTNHTVLAEALEKWEMQIFDRLFPRIAEIVREIDRRFREDMGRRGLDGQTIEYMAPVSGNQVRMAWIACYASYSINGVAALHTEIIKRETLKEWHAIWPERFNNKTNGVTPRRWLNQCNPRLAALLTEVTGSDAWVKDLSVLANYTDSVDDSVYDRLNEIKHANKVDFAAWVAEREGIEIDPDAIFDVQIKRLHEYKRQLLNAFYVLDLYFRLKDDPTLDVPKRVFVFGAKAAPGYIRAKAIIKFINEVARLVNNDEDINGRIKVVFVHNYNVSPAEHIIPAADVSEQISMAGKEASGTSNMKFMMNGALTLGTLDGANVEILDAVGDENAYIFGATEEELPSLKRGYDPRRYYENVPGLKRVIDALTDGTLDDNGSGWFHDLRQSLMEPGWEGPDVYYVLGDFESYRTVKDAMAADHADARGWARKAWVNITKSGRFSSDRTIRDYAEQVWKLDPAPIDSVSVD; via the coding sequence ATGACTCAGGATCTGGCTTCAGCAATCGCATTCCAAGTGCGATCGACCTCGGGACGTTCCGTCGCCGCCTCGACCCCCATGGAGATTTGGCAGGGGCTGTCGGCCTCCGTCGTGAGTCGCATCGCCGACGACTGGGAAGCTACCGACGCCCTCTACAAGGCCGGACGTCAGGAGCACTACTTCTCCGCCGAGTTCCTCATGGGACGAGCTCTCCTCAACAACCTGTCGAACCTCGGCCTGGTCGACCAGACCCGGGAGGCCCTCGCCGGATTCGGCATTGACTTGTCCCAGGTGCTCGAACAGGAGCCTGACGCTGCCCTCGGCAACGGTGGTCTGGGTCGTCTGGCCGCCTGCTTCCTCGACTCCTGCGCCACCCTGGAACTGCCCGTCACCGGCTACGGCATTCTCTACCGCTACGGCCTGTTCAAGCAGCTTTTCGACAACGGGTTCCAAACCGAGCATCCAGACCCGTGGATGGAGGAGGGCTACCCCTTCGTCATCCGCCGCGAGGAGCAGGAGCGCATCGTCCGCTACGCCGACATGTGGGTGCGTGCCATCCCCCACGACATGCCGATCACCGGGTACGGAACCCGCAACGTCGGAACCCTGCGGCTGTGGAAGGCCGAGCCGATGGAGCAGTTCGACTACCAGGCCTTCAACTCCCAGCGTTTCACTGACGCCATCGTCGAGCGAGAGCGCACCTCCGACATCTCACGTGTGCTGTACCCCAACGACACCACCTTCGAGGGCAAGGTGCTGCGCGTGCGTCAGCAGTACTTCTTCTGCTCGGCCTCCCTGCAGGAGATCGTCGACAACTACGTCAAACACCACGGCGACGACCTCACCGACTTCGCCAAGTACAACTCGATCCAGCTCAACGACACCCACCCGGTGCTGTCCATCCCTGAACTCATGCGCATCCTGCTCGACGAGCACGGCATGGGCTGGGAGGACGCCTGGGAGATCGTCACCCACACCTTCGCCTACACCAACCACACCGTGCTGGCCGAAGCCCTGGAGAAGTGGGAGATGCAGATCTTTGATCGCCTCTTCCCGCGCATTGCCGAGATCGTCCGCGAGATCGACCGCCGCTTCCGTGAAGACATGGGAAGGCGCGGACTCGACGGCCAGACCATCGAGTACATGGCCCCCGTCTCGGGCAACCAGGTGCGCATGGCGTGGATCGCCTGTTACGCCTCCTACTCCATTAACGGCGTCGCCGCCCTGCACACCGAGATCATCAAGCGCGAAACCCTCAAGGAATGGCACGCGATCTGGCCGGAGCGGTTCAACAACAAGACCAACGGCGTCACCCCGCGTCGCTGGCTCAACCAGTGCAATCCGCGCCTGGCCGCCCTGTTGACCGAGGTCACCGGGTCTGACGCCTGGGTCAAGGACCTCTCGGTGCTCGCCAACTACACCGACTCCGTCGACGACTCGGTCTACGACCGCCTCAACGAGATCAAGCACGCCAACAAGGTCGACTTCGCGGCCTGGGTCGCTGAGCGCGAGGGCATCGAGATCGACCCGGACGCCATCTTCGACGTCCAGATCAAGCGTCTGCACGAGTACAAGCGTCAGTTGCTCAATGCCTTCTACGTCCTTGACCTGTACTTCCGCCTCAAGGACGACCCCACTCTCGACGTTCCCAAGCGGGTCTTCGTCTTCGGCGCCAAGGCTGCTCCCGGTTACATCCGTGCCAAGGCGATCATCAAGTTCATCAACGAGGTGGCTCGTCTGGTCAACAATGACGAGGACATCAACGGTCGCATCAAGGTCGTCTTCGTCCACAACTACAACGTCTCCCCGGCTGAACACATCATCCCGGCCGCCGACGTCTCCGAGCAGATCTCGATGGCTGGCAAGGAGGCCTCGGGCACCTCGAACATGAAGTTCATGATGAACGGCGCGCTCACCCTGGGCACCCTGGACGGGGCCAACGTCGAGATCCTCGATGCCGTCGGTGACGAGAACGCCTACATCTTCGGTGCCACCGAGGAGGAGCTGCCCTCCCTCAAACGCGGATATGACCCGCGCCGGTACTACGAGAACGTGCCCGGTCTCAAGCGAGTCATCGACGCGCTGACCGACGGCACCCTCGACGACAACGGTTCTGGCTGGTTCCACGATCTGCGTCAAAGCCTCATGGAGCCCGGTTGGGAGGGCCCCGACGTCTACTACGTGCTGGGTGACTTCGAGTCCTACCGCACCGTCAAGGACGCCATGGCTGCCGATCATGCCGACGCCCGTGGCTGGGCCCGCAAGGCGTGGGTGAACATCACCAAGTCCGGCCGGTTCTCCTCGGACCGCACGATTCGTGACTACGCCGAGCAGGTGTGGAAGCTGGATCCGGCTCCGATCGACTCGGTGAGCGTCGACTGA
- a CDS encoding chloride channel protein — MVTSRLRFIAAVVLTGLVSGLIGGLTSELSHLIEACAFGAPFSSSTTGVGEVVMWRRVSAPIVGAVIAGLTWWWLRPRPSGSIISVRQAVDVDAPKRLRPLDTIVDALAQLLVVGSGSSLGREAAPRQMAALAAQGLSDGFRVDAATRRVLLASAAGAGLASVYNVPVAGALYALELTVRPDLRTRRGWEQVGIAVVISVLSTVTAWIFNHNRPIYRSPVAEVTPSGLGWIVLVVAAATAIGVGMGVLFGEMKRRVPVTSRLWWTVPLGSVGVTAIALMAPQVVGNGQVIVNLVLAHPVAPVTLAILLVGKILATTVALRSGAAGGLLTPSLAVGALVGTLLAAAAGIDSPSQVAMMAIVGAGCVLSITQRAPLFSAAFALELTRAGALGIPVVVVAVLLGWAGFVLADRRGPGLHGGIGRAPGKTSDSR, encoded by the coding sequence GTGGTCACCTCACGTCTCCGATTCATCGCCGCCGTCGTCTTGACAGGGCTGGTGTCCGGACTCATTGGTGGCCTCACCAGTGAGCTGTCCCACCTCATCGAGGCATGTGCCTTCGGTGCCCCTTTCTCCTCCTCGACGACCGGTGTCGGTGAGGTCGTCATGTGGCGACGAGTGAGCGCCCCGATCGTCGGTGCCGTCATCGCTGGTCTGACGTGGTGGTGGCTGCGTCCGCGTCCGTCCGGGTCGATCATCTCGGTGCGCCAGGCCGTCGACGTCGATGCCCCGAAACGTTTGCGGCCACTCGACACCATCGTCGACGCCTTGGCCCAGCTTCTCGTCGTCGGGTCGGGAAGCTCCCTGGGCCGAGAGGCCGCGCCGCGCCAGATGGCCGCACTGGCCGCCCAGGGCTTGTCCGACGGCTTCCGCGTCGACGCCGCGACGAGACGAGTCCTGTTGGCCAGCGCTGCCGGAGCCGGTCTGGCCTCGGTGTACAACGTGCCGGTCGCCGGTGCCCTCTATGCCCTGGAACTGACGGTGCGTCCCGATCTGCGCACCCGCCGCGGTTGGGAACAGGTGGGGATTGCCGTGGTCATCTCGGTGCTCTCGACGGTGACGGCCTGGATCTTCAATCACAATCGGCCCATCTATCGCTCCCCGGTGGCCGAGGTCACCCCGTCCGGTCTGGGGTGGATCGTCCTCGTCGTCGCAGCCGCCACTGCGATCGGAGTCGGGATGGGTGTGCTCTTCGGGGAGATGAAACGTCGGGTCCCGGTGACCTCCCGACTGTGGTGGACGGTGCCGCTCGGGTCGGTCGGGGTGACGGCCATCGCCCTCATGGCCCCCCAGGTGGTCGGCAACGGGCAGGTCATCGTCAACCTGGTGCTGGCCCACCCTGTTGCTCCGGTCACGTTGGCGATTCTGCTCGTCGGGAAGATCCTTGCCACGACGGTGGCGTTGAGATCGGGGGCGGCCGGTGGTCTGCTCACCCCGTCCCTGGCAGTGGGAGCCCTCGTCGGCACCCTCCTCGCGGCGGCGGCAGGAATCGATTCCCCCTCCCAGGTCGCGATGATGGCCATTGTGGGAGCCGGTTGTGTGTTGTCGATCACCCAGCGCGCACCGCTGTTCTCGGCCGCTTTTGCCTTGGAGCTGACCCGTGCCGGGGCGCTGGGGATTCCGGTTGTCGTCGTGGCAGTTCTGCTCGGTTGGGCCGGTTTCGTCCTGGCCGACAGACGCGGACCGGGACTCCACGGCGGGATCGGTCGGGCTCCGGGAAAGACGTCAGATTCGCGATAG
- a CDS encoding sigma-70 RNA polymerase sigma factor region 4 domain-containing protein, whose product MLAWVILADQLDSRSHDDAVPSLLDALTSRALLVSPSDHRVGIPSWTLPPERTSGDEVQALTTDPATLIHALWTAGCGPWRIGLAHDEVVTPLPDSTRAARGPAYVKARQAIEECRRRRTAIEVSTDGTDAMRRLSQVASVVVDLARGLRPAARDIVASYDLSMTSEDTAQALGISTSAVSQRLTRARWEYLVQTRQLAVDLAQEVQ is encoded by the coding sequence ATGCTCGCCTGGGTCATCCTGGCCGATCAGCTCGACAGCCGCAGCCATGACGATGCGGTTCCGTCCCTCCTGGACGCTCTCACCTCGCGCGCACTGCTCGTCAGTCCGAGTGATCACCGCGTCGGCATCCCTTCCTGGACCCTCCCGCCAGAACGCACCTCTGGCGACGAGGTGCAGGCCCTCACGACAGACCCGGCCACCCTCATCCATGCGCTGTGGACCGCAGGTTGCGGCCCGTGGCGCATTGGCCTTGCCCATGACGAGGTGGTCACCCCCCTGCCAGATTCCACCAGAGCTGCGCGCGGGCCAGCCTATGTCAAGGCTCGTCAGGCCATTGAGGAGTGTCGACGCCGCCGCACTGCAATCGAGGTGTCCACTGACGGGACCGACGCCATGCGGCGGTTGTCCCAAGTGGCCAGCGTCGTCGTCGATCTGGCACGGGGATTGCGCCCGGCCGCCCGTGACATCGTCGCGTCCTACGATCTGTCCATGACCAGCGAGGACACCGCACAGGCCCTGGGCATCAGCACATCGGCCGTCAGCCAGCGTCTCACCCGTGCCCGCTGGGAGTACCTGGTGCAGACCCGCCAACTCGCCGTCGACCTGGCCCAGGAGGTGCAATGA
- a CDS encoding YhgE/Pip domain-containing protein, whose amino-acid sequence MLTERSHSTIRLRWPAVVALILMPLLVVAGLVGTTWRTTDRLDQVKAAVVNEDKAVTVGGQLVPMGRQLTAELVESGSHTTDGHTVDWTLTDADGAATGLRDGTYSVVVTIPKSFSADATSYSANSAAKARPAMIDITTSQTSPVSDATIAALTAQVARRSLNTTVTSKYLENVYLGFNQFAQQMGTMADAAAQLDDGATKVADGTKKSAAGAGTLATGMTTLSGGAQQLQANGGKLGDGVAQLSGGLNTLSDKGKQLSEGADGLASGVATYTDGTGKVVDGIGELSAGLTTMDQKVSAATGSIDTSQLNQLTDGASQLADGIDQFTGGLVGYRTKIRQYASGERTAELTPEALSQGEADFLARCQQKHTAQECQNLLPLVRDVMTDGYSLGVRVGSTVAVKAMAIKDPNSGMSIDDGIDQLADGSSQLSQGVATFTAQMRTGLPTMVGQIVQLRDGIHQAATGAQTLATESQQLKTGGAKLSSGAATLANGVDAYTAGVSKAASATPKLEQGVDQYVGGVNQLSDGVTKASAGADTFAAGMTKLNGGAQKLTDGTGQFSSELAAGAKKVPTYSQADRTKLAHVVSTPVNGDGPVMATSAAVVAVLLILGAWLAALTTWMVTRAIPSRVLGSARSTLGLLSRTMSVGAIVTIAVSVGLAVIGGVALDLSVPRSIGLGGMLLLVGVMFGLVNHALAAWLHGLGRLISVVLVTVSVAAGLASTVPAPVLWVDAISPLRPALQGVQAVVAGNDPGFGSVLAVVMWAVAALVASLLAVGRRRQTSAKELLAPSSG is encoded by the coding sequence ATGTTGACTGAACGTTCCCATTCCACGATCAGATTGCGGTGGCCGGCGGTGGTCGCCCTCATCCTCATGCCGTTGCTGGTGGTGGCCGGCCTGGTCGGCACCACCTGGCGGACCACCGATCGGCTGGATCAGGTGAAGGCGGCTGTGGTCAATGAGGACAAGGCCGTCACGGTGGGTGGTCAACTGGTCCCCATGGGGCGTCAATTGACCGCAGAACTGGTCGAGTCCGGCTCTCACACCACGGACGGCCACACCGTCGACTGGACTCTGACCGACGCCGACGGGGCTGCCACGGGTTTACGCGACGGCACCTACTCGGTGGTCGTGACGATCCCGAAGTCCTTCTCGGCTGACGCCACCTCCTACTCGGCCAATTCCGCGGCGAAGGCCAGGCCAGCCATGATCGACATCACCACCTCCCAGACCTCCCCGGTCTCCGATGCCACCATCGCCGCCCTCACCGCTCAGGTGGCGCGGCGTTCTCTCAACACCACCGTGACCTCGAAGTATCTCGAGAACGTCTACCTCGGCTTCAACCAGTTCGCCCAGCAGATGGGGACGATGGCGGATGCCGCTGCCCAGCTCGATGATGGGGCGACGAAAGTTGCTGACGGCACGAAGAAGTCGGCTGCCGGAGCTGGGACCCTGGCCACTGGCATGACCACACTCAGTGGGGGAGCCCAGCAGTTGCAGGCCAACGGCGGCAAGCTTGGTGACGGCGTCGCCCAGCTCTCGGGAGGCCTCAATACCCTCTCCGACAAGGGAAAACAGCTCAGTGAGGGTGCGGACGGGCTGGCTAGCGGGGTGGCGACCTACACCGACGGGACTGGCAAGGTCGTCGACGGAATTGGTGAGCTGTCCGCAGGGCTGACCACGATGGACCAGAAAGTCAGCGCGGCCACCGGCTCGATCGATACCTCCCAGCTCAACCAGCTCACTGACGGTGCGAGCCAATTGGCGGACGGCATTGACCAGTTCACGGGCGGCCTGGTCGGATACCGCACCAAGATCCGTCAGTACGCCTCCGGGGAGAGGACCGCCGAACTCACCCCGGAGGCCCTGTCCCAGGGGGAGGCGGACTTCTTGGCCCGCTGCCAACAGAAGCACACCGCGCAGGAGTGCCAGAACCTGCTGCCCCTGGTCCGCGACGTCATGACTGACGGGTACTCCCTCGGGGTGAGGGTGGGATCGACGGTGGCCGTCAAGGCGATGGCCATCAAGGATCCCAACTCCGGCATGAGCATCGACGACGGCATCGACCAGCTGGCTGACGGGTCCTCGCAGCTGTCCCAAGGGGTTGCCACGTTCACCGCGCAGATGCGTACCGGACTGCCCACGATGGTCGGCCAGATTGTCCAGTTGCGAGATGGCATCCACCAGGCCGCCACCGGCGCCCAGACCCTGGCCACCGAATCCCAGCAGCTCAAGACTGGCGGGGCGAAGCTTTCCTCGGGAGCTGCGACCTTGGCCAACGGTGTTGATGCCTACACTGCAGGGGTCTCCAAGGCTGCCTCCGCGACCCCGAAGCTCGAACAGGGTGTCGATCAGTACGTTGGCGGGGTGAATCAGCTCTCTGACGGGGTGACGAAGGCCTCGGCGGGGGCCGACACCTTCGCGGCCGGGATGACGAAACTCAACGGAGGGGCCCAGAAACTCACTGACGGCACCGGCCAGTTTTCCAGCGAGCTGGCGGCTGGGGCCAAGAAGGTGCCGACCTACTCTCAGGCGGACCGCACCAAGCTGGCCCACGTCGTGTCCACTCCCGTCAACGGTGACGGCCCTGTCATGGCGACCTCGGCGGCCGTCGTGGCGGTTCTGCTCATCCTGGGTGCTTGGCTTGCAGCCCTGACAACCTGGATGGTGACTCGCGCAATTCCCTCGCGGGTGCTCGGATCCGCGCGCTCGACACTGGGTCTGTTGTCCCGGACGATGTCGGTCGGCGCGATTGTCACCATCGCGGTGAGTGTGGGCTTGGCCGTCATCGGTGGGGTGGCCTTGGATCTGTCGGTGCCACGGTCGATCGGGCTGGGCGGGATGCTGCTCCTCGTCGGGGTGATGTTCGGTCTGGTCAACCACGCCCTGGCCGCGTGGCTGCATGGTCTGGGACGGCTCATCAGCGTCGTCCTGGTGACGGTGAGTGTTGCTGCCGGGTTGGCCAGCACTGTTCCCGCCCCGGTCCTCTGGGTTGACGCCATCTCGCCGCTGCGACCTGCGTTGCAGGGGGTGCAGGCCGTGGTCGCCGGGAACGATCCGGGCTTCGGCTCTGTGCTGGCCGTGGTCATGTGGGCAGTGGCGGCCCTCGTCGCCAGCCTGTTGGCGGTGGGACGACGGCGTCAGACCAGTGCCAAGGAACTCCTGGCGCCGAGCTCAGGCTGA
- a CDS encoding FtsX-like permease family protein, producing the protein MVTVTTTTGTETTGLSIPEPLQTQAGRPATSSILRMILRASSADRSTWRLPVVAFSVITTIILDVTGGAVMMWHIPGTNADFYRLTSSIAVILLVLPLMTLASSAARLSARRRDDRLSSLRLIGASSHLLRVVTLAEAGLQALVGSVLGIVGYLICVPLLGRLSFNGSRIGARSVLLGPAPVAGVIVALVLLALISSAIGLRRVDVSPLGVRMRSQPRSVSWIRLAIGAAMVALLVSSKTVLEFLARQTGTVGVYVFLAVLLAVVVELANIIGPKLLSLYFKHRLKTAKTATDVVAARQVLENPRSAWTQVASLGAVCVVGMLAGTCAAIMQAASKSGSDDPTARIIGQDLQTGVILLIVFAFATVACSVGVNQASAILDRRPVEVGLDIVGMNLTAQDKVRRITVISPMRFAMVTGLVATGLLLIPLVGIALVTKPVTILVTVGTILVGSGMVRLSLWATRPTLNRVLADGLARTE; encoded by the coding sequence GTGGTGACGGTGACGACCACTACCGGAACAGAAACGACAGGTCTGAGCATCCCAGAACCACTGCAAACCCAAGCTGGACGCCCGGCGACATCGTCGATCCTCAGGATGATCCTGCGCGCTTCGTCGGCTGACCGCTCCACCTGGCGACTCCCGGTGGTTGCTTTCTCGGTCATCACAACGATCATCCTCGACGTCACTGGCGGTGCCGTCATGATGTGGCACATTCCCGGGACGAACGCCGACTTCTACCGGCTGACCTCATCGATCGCCGTCATTCTGCTGGTATTACCGCTGATGACCCTGGCCTCCTCAGCCGCACGGTTGTCCGCCCGACGTCGTGACGATCGACTGTCCTCCTTGCGGCTCATCGGGGCGTCGTCCCACCTGCTGCGGGTAGTCACCCTGGCCGAGGCTGGTCTGCAAGCTCTCGTCGGGTCTGTGCTCGGCATCGTCGGCTACCTCATCTGCGTGCCACTTTTGGGACGGTTGTCCTTCAATGGGAGTCGAATCGGCGCCAGGTCGGTCCTGCTCGGACCTGCTCCGGTGGCCGGGGTCATCGTGGCCCTGGTACTGCTCGCGCTGATCAGTTCTGCCATTGGGCTGCGACGGGTCGACGTCTCGCCACTCGGGGTGCGCATGCGCAGCCAGCCTCGCTCGGTGTCGTGGATTCGCCTGGCCATCGGCGCAGCCATGGTCGCGTTGCTCGTCTCCTCGAAGACAGTGTTGGAATTCCTGGCACGTCAGACCGGCACCGTCGGCGTCTACGTCTTCCTCGCCGTCCTGCTGGCTGTCGTCGTGGAGCTGGCCAACATCATCGGCCCCAAGCTGTTGTCGCTGTACTTCAAGCATCGCCTCAAAACAGCCAAGACCGCCACCGACGTGGTCGCCGCCCGTCAGGTGCTGGAGAACCCGCGCTCTGCCTGGACCCAGGTCGCGTCGCTGGGGGCGGTGTGCGTGGTGGGAATGCTGGCCGGAACCTGCGCCGCCATCATGCAGGCGGCGAGTAAGAGTGGGAGTGATGACCCCACTGCCCGCATTATCGGGCAGGATCTGCAAACCGGTGTGATCTTGCTCATCGTCTTCGCCTTCGCCACGGTCGCCTGCTCAGTGGGGGTCAATCAGGCGTCCGCGATTCTCGACCGCCGCCCGGTCGAGGTGGGTCTGGACATCGTCGGGATGAATCTGACCGCCCAGGACAAGGTGCGACGCATCACCGTCATCTCTCCCATGCGGTTCGCCATGGTGACGGGTCTGGTCGCTACCGGACTGTTGCTCATCCCGCTGGTGGGAATAGCCCTCGTCACGAAGCCGGTAACGATCCTCGTGACGGTGGGAACCATCCTCGTCGGTTCAGGCATGGTGCGGCTGAGCTTGTGGGCAACCCGTCCGACCCTCAACCGGGTGCTTGCCGACGGGCTGGCTCGAACCGAGTGA